A single genomic interval of Daucus carota subsp. sativus chromosome 1, DH1 v3.0, whole genome shotgun sequence harbors:
- the LOC108210074 gene encoding aquaporin PIP1-2, with amino-acid sequence MFQAFSVITTHKTSSVKFCVKTTMEGREEDVKVGANKYSERQPLGTSAQTDKDYKEPPPAPLFEPGELTSWSFYRAGIAEFIATFLFLYVTVLTVMGVSNAPNKCASVGIQGIAWAFGGMIFALVYCTAGISGGHINPAVTFGLFLARKLSLTRALFYIVMQCLGAICGAGVIKGFEGSSRFELNGGGANVVNPGYTKGDGLGAEIVGTFILVYTVFSATDAKRSARDSHVPILAPLPIGFAVFLVHLATIPITGTGINPARSLGAAIIYNKGHAWDDHWIFWVGPFIGAALAAAYHQIVIRAIPFKSTSYIAVSK; translated from the exons ATGTTTCAAGCCTTCTCTGTTATAACCACTCACAAAACTTCCTCTGTTAAGTTTTGCGTAAAAACAACAATGGAAGGTAGAGAAGAGGATGTGAAAGTGGGAGCTAACAAGTACTCAGAGAGGCAACCACTAGGTACATCTGCACAAACAGATAAGGACTATAAGGAGCCACCACCAGCACCTTTGTTTGAGCCTGGTGAACTCACTTCATGGTCTTTCTATCGGGCTGGCATTGCGGAGTTTATAGCCACTTTCTTGTTTTTGTATGTCACCGTTTTGACTGTTATGGGTGTTTCCAATGCACCTAATAAATGTGCTTCTGTGGGTATTCAAGGGATTGCATGGGCTTTTGGGGGCATGATCTTTGCCCTTGTTTACTGCACTGCTGGAATTTCAG GAGGACATATCAACCCGGCTGTGACATTCGGTTTGTTTCTGGCAAGGAAGCTTTCCTTGACCAGGGCATTGTTCTACATTGTGATGCAATGCCTTGGTGCTATCTGTGGTGCTGGTGTTATCAAGGGGTTTGAAGGATCATCAAGATTTGAGCTCAATGGCGGTGGGGCTAATGTTGTGAATCCTGGCTACACCAAGGGCGATGGTCTTGGTGCTGAGATTGTTGGCACCTTTATTCTTGTCTACACTGTCTTTTCTGCTACTGATGCTAAGAGAAGTGCCAGAGATTCACACGTTCCT ATATTGGCCCCTCTTCCTATTGGATTCGCGGTTTTCTTGGTTCATTTGGCCACCATTCCCATCACAGGGACCGGAATCAACCCAGCCAGAAGTCTTGGCGCTGCCATCATTTACAACAAAGGCCACGCTTGGGATGATCAC TGGATTTTCTGGGTCGGTCCGTTCATCGGGGCTGCACTGGCTGCAGCATACCACCAGATAGTCATCAGAGCCATTCCTTTCAAGAGCACATCTTATATTGCAGTATCCAAATAG